The following proteins are co-located in the Helicobacter acinonychis genome:
- the pth gene encoding aminoacyl-tRNA hydrolase produces the protein MTLLVGLGNPTLRYAHTRHNVGFDILDSLVSGLNLSFTFSPKHNAHLCIYKDFILLKPQTYMNLSGESVLSTKNFYKPKELLIVHDDLDLPLGVVKFKNGGGNGGHNGLKSIDALCSNAYYRLRVGISKGTNATEHVLSKFNENEEPLKNAVFEHAKNALKFFIECNDFNAMCNHFTLKKPLAIET, from the coding sequence ATGACGCTTTTAGTAGGTTTAGGTAACCCTACTTTGCGTTACGCTCACACCAGACATAATGTTGGCTTTGATATTCTAGATTCACTCGTTAGTGGATTGAATCTTTCTTTCACTTTTTCTCCCAAACACAACGCTCATTTATGCATCTATAAAGATTTTATCTTGCTCAAACCCCAAACTTACATGAATTTAAGTGGTGAAAGCGTTTTGAGCACTAAAAATTTTTACAAACCTAAAGAGCTTTTAATTGTCCATGATGACTTGGATTTACCTTTAGGCGTTGTGAAGTTTAAAAATGGCGGAGGGAATGGAGGGCATAACGGCTTAAAATCCATTGACGCTCTGTGCTCTAACGCTTATTATCGCTTGAGAGTGGGGATTTCTAAGGGGACTAATGCCACCGAGCATGTGCTTTCTAAATTTAACGAAAACGAAGAGCCTTTAAAAAACGCTGTGTTTGAACATGCTAAAAACGCCCTAAAATTTTTTATAGAATGCAATGATTTTAACGCCATGTGCAATCATTTCACGCTTAAAAAACCTTTAGCGATAGAGACTTAA
- a CDS encoding 50S ribosomal protein L25/general stress protein Ctc, whose amino-acid sequence MLEGVIRESITKANAKALKKDGYLIANVYGKGVENVSCAFKLNPFIKYLKEKKHLIFPVKLGDKTFEVVVQEYQKNPVTNELIHVDLLAVTKGVKSKFKVPVKYQGTPVGLKNKGILMLSKKRISVECAPEHLPNHYLVDVAPLDVNESILVRDLEKHENVKILDHDSIAVIGVIKAK is encoded by the coding sequence AAAAGATGGCTATCTAATCGCAAATGTTTATGGTAAGGGCGTTGAAAATGTGAGTTGTGCGTTCAAATTAAACCCTTTCATTAAATACCTTAAGGAAAAAAAGCATTTGATTTTTCCGGTGAAATTAGGGGATAAGACTTTTGAAGTTGTAGTTCAAGAATACCAAAAAAACCCTGTCACTAACGAGCTTATCCATGTGGATTTACTCGCTGTCACTAAAGGCGTAAAGTCTAAATTTAAAGTCCCTGTTAAATACCAAGGCACTCCAGTGGGCTTGAAAAATAAAGGGATTTTAATGCTCTCTAAAAAGCGTATTAGCGTAGAATGCGCTCCAGAGCATTTGCCCAATCACTATTTAGTGGATGTAGCCCCTTTAGATGTGAATGAGTCTATTTTGGTGCGCGATTTAGAAAAACATGAGAATGTTAAGATCTTAGATCATGATTCTATCGCTGTGATCGGTGTGATTAAAGCGAAGTGA
- a CDS encoding LptF/LptG family permease, whose protein sequence is MRLFRFVGWYYFKYFLIVLLALELFFVGIDSLKYADKMPDSANMIILFFTYDILFALNYTLPISLLLAMVLFYITFIKSNQYTALLSIGFSKCQVLKPIFFISLFFTAIYVGLNATPFVYMEEKTQNLIYKDNSLSVSEHLLVKYDDDYVYFGKIDPLLQKAQNIKVFRLKDKTLESYAEANEAFFEGKHWTLHDATIYSLPLNFDLGNNALSAMHLETFKTLKNFRPKVLDTIYQNKPAVSIMDALFSLHALVRQKADTKKVRSFLYVFAILPFFVPFLSVFIAYFSPSLARYENLALLGLKFIIITLVVWGLFFALGKFSISGILIPELGVLLPFFLFLIISLWYFKKLNKRL, encoded by the coding sequence GTGCGTTTGTTTAGATTTGTAGGGTGGTATTATTTCAAATATTTTTTAATCGTGCTTTTAGCTTTAGAATTGTTTTTTGTAGGTATTGATAGCTTGAAATACGCCGACAAAATGCCCGATTCTGCGAACATGATTATCTTATTTTTCACCTATGACATCTTATTTGCCCTCAATTACACCTTGCCCATTTCTTTGCTTTTAGCGATGGTTTTATTTTATATCACTTTCATTAAATCCAACCAATACACCGCTTTGCTCTCCATTGGCTTTTCCAAATGCCAGGTTTTAAAACCCATTTTTTTCATTAGCTTGTTTTTCACGGCGATTTATGTGGGGTTGAATGCAACTCCTTTTGTGTATATGGAGGAAAAAACGCAAAATTTGATCTATAAAGACAATTCTTTGAGCGTTTCAGAGCATTTGCTAGTGAAATATGACGATGACTATGTGTATTTTGGCAAGATCGATCCCTTATTGCAAAAAGCTCAAAATATCAAGGTTTTTCGCCTGAAAGACAAGACTTTAGAATCTTATGCTGAAGCCAATGAGGCCTTTTTTGAAGGCAAACACTGGACTTTGCATGACGCCACCATCTATAGCCTGCCTTTAAATTTTGATTTAGGCAATAACGCTTTAAGCGCTATGCATTTAGAAACCTTTAAAACGCTCAAAAATTTCCGCCCTAAAGTTTTAGACACCATTTACCAAAACAAGCCCGCGGTTTCTATCATGGACGCTCTTTTTTCCTTGCATGCTCTAGTGCGTCAAAAGGCAGACACCAAAAAAGTGCGCTCGTTTTTGTATGTGTTTGCGATCTTGCCCTTTTTTGTGCCGTTTTTAAGCGTGTTTATCGCCTATTTTTCGCCAAGCCTTGCACGCTATGAAAACCTAGCTCTTTTGGGGCTAAAATTCATCATTATCACGCTCGTTGTTTGGGGGCTATTCTTTGCATTAGGGAAGTTTAGCATTTCAGGGATACTTATCCCTGAACTTGGCGTGCTTTTGCCCTTTTTCTTATTCTTAATTATTAGTCTTTGGTATTTTAAAAAACTCAACAAGAGGTTGTGA